Proteins encoded within one genomic window of Paramisgurnus dabryanus chromosome 13, PD_genome_1.1, whole genome shotgun sequence:
- the LOC135717739 gene encoding free fatty acid receptor 3-like — MAWTVTLSNLVLGVYGFTLITGLPANILAFYAFCQKIHQGSTPIVILLLSLTISDLIFLCFLPFRMVEAANMKWTLPYFLCPLTGFIYYSTIYNSTLHLTAISVERYLGVAFPIKYKLKSNPRNSVVAVVFFWLISFAQCSIIYITYYRYTPNQNFTNPSDRNSCQEEFSDIQLKISMPYRLEIFVVLLCAPFLICCFCYIKFIHILSNLPDMNAKISKRAIAVVTLLVFIICFIPFNIFLVVGYGGSDSTEWRLCTLVPCTLNACLDPFIFYFSSSAFRETFKSVLRELIRRMAMLGCHSASSVCCSKMGQQSREQRDHIPMT, encoded by the coding sequence ATGGCGTGGACAGTGACTCTCAGTAACCTGGTGTTAGGAGTTTATGGATTCACCCTCATCACAGGTCTTCCTGCCAACATCTTGGCTTTTTACGCCTTCTGCCAGAAGATCCACCAAGGATCCACCCCTATAGTTATCCTCTTACTTAGCTTAACTATTTCAGACCTGATCTTCCTCTGCTTTCTGCCGTTTCGTATGGTAGAGGCAGCCAACATGAAGTGGACGCTGCCGTACTTCCTCTGTCCGTTGACGGGTTTTATCTACTACTCCACCATCTACAACAGCACCCTTCATCTGACGGCCATCAGCGTCGAGCGCTACCTGGGTGTGGCCTTCCCCATAAAATACAAGTTAAAAAGCAATCCTAGAAATTCAGTGGTAGCCGTAGTTTTTTTCTGGTTGATTTCCTTTGCACAGTGCAGTATTATCTATATCACATACTACCGCTATACTCCAAACCAGAACTTCACCAACCCATCTGATAGGAACAGCTGCCAAGAGGAATTCAGCGACATACAGCTGAAGATTTCCATGCCGTATCGTCTGGAGATTTTCGTTGTGCTTCTCTGTGCACCGTTTCTCATCTGCTGCTTCTGCTACATTAAGTTTATCCACATCCTCTCCAATCTACCAGATATGAACGCCAAGATAAGTAAAAGAGCCATTGCTGTGGTAACGCTCCTGGTCTTCATTATCTGTTTCATACCCTTCAACATATTTCTTGTTGTGGGATATGGTGGCAGCGACAGCACCGAATGGAGGCTGTGTACTCTGGTCCCCTGTACACTAAACGCGTGTCTCGATCCTTTCATCTTCTACTTTTCTTCTTCAGCGTTCCGAGAGACTTTCAAGAGCGTCTTGCGAGAGCTGATCAGGCGCATGGCCATGCTTGGCTGTCACTCAGCTTCTTCTGTCTGTTGTTCAAAGATGGGACAGCAAAGTAGAGAACAGAGAGATCACATCCCAATGacataa
- the LOC135717737 gene encoding free fatty acid receptor 2-like: MVWTATLSNLVLGVYGITLITGLPGNILAFYAFCQKIRHGSTPTVILLSLTISDLIFLCFLPFLMVEAANMKWTLPYFLCPLTGFIYYSTIYNSTLHLTAISVERYLGVAFPIKYKLKSNPRIAVVAVILFWLISFVQCSIIYITYYSYTPNQNFTNPSDRNSCQEEFSDIQLKISVPYRLEIFVVLLCAPFLICCFCYIKFIHILSNQPDMNANIRKRAIGMAVVTLLFFIICFIPFNIFLVDGYDGSDSTEWRLCTLVLCTLNVCLDPFIFYLCSSAFRETFKSTLRELTSRMAMLSCHSASSVCCFKVGQQRREQGDHIPVT; this comes from the coding sequence ATGGTGTGGACAGCGACTCTCAGTAACCTGGTGTTAGGAGTCTATGGAATCACTCTCATCACAGGTCTTCCTGGCAACATCTTGGCTTTTTACGCCTTCTGCCAGAAGATTCGCCACGGATCCACCCCTACAGTTATCCTCCTCAGTTTAACTATTTCAGACTTGATCTTCCTTTGCTTTCTGCCATTTCTCATGGTAGAGGCGGCAAACATGAAGTGGACGCTGCCGTACTTCCTCTGTCCGTTGACGGGTTTTATCTACTACTCCACCATCTACAACAGCACCCTTCATCTGACGGCCATCAGCGTCGAGCGCTACCTGGGTGTGGCCTTCCCCATAAAATACAAGTTAAAAAGCAATCCCAGAATTGCAGTGGTAGCCGTCATTTTATTCTGGTTGATTTCCTTTGTGCAGTGCAGTATTATCTATATCACATACTACAGCTATACTCCAAACCAGAACTTCACCAACCCATCTGATAGGAACAGCTGCCAAGAGGAATTCAGCGACATACAGCTGAAGATTTCTGTGCCGTATCGTCTGGAGATTTTTGTTGTGCTTCTCTGTGCACCGTTTCTCATCTGCTGCTTCTGCTACATCAAGTTTATCCACATCCTCTCCAATCAACCAGATATGAATGCCAATATAAGAAAGAGAGCCATCGGGATGGCTGTGGTAAcactgttgttttttattatctGCTTTATACCCTTCAACATATTTCTTGTTGATGGATATGATGGCAGCGACAGCACAGAATGGAGGCTGTGTACTCTGGTCCTCTGTACACTAAACGTGTGTCTTGATCCTTTTATATTCTACCTTTGTTCTTCAGCATTCAGAGAAACTTTCAAGAGCACCTTGCGAGAACTGACCAGCCGCATGGCCATGCTTTCCTGCCACTCAGCTTCTTCTGTCTGTTGTTTTAAGGTGGGACAACAGAGGAGAGAACAGGGAGATCACATCCCAGTGacataa